The Streptomyces halobius genomic interval GAGGGATCGCCGACGGTGTGGGTGGAGGAGGAGAGCGCCGACCTCGTCCTGCAAGGCGAGGAAGCCGAAGCGCTCCTCAAAGATTTGATCGGCAGCACCCAGTGGGTGCCGGGGCACGCGACCGGCATCCCCGCCCACGAGCGGGTCATCCGGATTCCGGCCCGCATGGTGCCGATTCTGAGGGAGGCGTGCGATGTCGCTGAACGAAAAGCCGTTCGCTGACCTGCTCGCCGCTACCCGTCACAGCGCCGTGCATCTGGAGATGCGTGACCTGTACGCGGTCGGCGACGAGGCCGAGGACTACGCGGCCTTCCTGCGCACTGGGACGGCCAACACCGACCCGACCAAGTCGTTCTGGCCCGAGTGGCTGCCGCTGGTGACCGACGCGGTCGCCCGTGGCGTGGTGATGCGGCGGGTGCGGATCGTCTCCGAGCCGGTCACCGACTACATCCGCTACGAGCACGCCATCACCGTGCTCAACCTGCAGGCCGGGGAGGACGTGCGCTGGCTGTCCCGCCGCCAGGCCGCCGACCTCGCCCTGCCCGGAGCCGACTTCTGGCTCCTGGACGGCAAGGTCGTGCAGTTCAACCACTTCACCGGCGACGGCGACTGGGCGGCCAAAGAACGAACCGACAACCCGGACACCGCGGCGCTGTGCGCGGCCGCATTCGAGGCGGTGTGGCAGCGCGCCGTCCCACACGAGAAGTACACCGTCTGACCAGTAGCGACAGCCCATGCCCGCCTCCCCCTCCTCCAGCGCCCAGGCCGCGCGCGAAGCCCTCGCCGTGCGCCTGGCCCACCTGGCACGGGACGCCGGGATCAACGGGCGTGAGCTGTCCGCCCGGTGCGGCTGGCACCCGGCCAAGACCAGCCGCATCCTGCGCGCCAAGGTCGCCCCCTCCGACGCCGACATCCGCGCCTGGACCGCCGCCTGCGCGGCCGCCGACCAGACCGCCGACCTCATCGCCACCGCCCGCGCGGTGGAGTCGATGTACCTGGAATGGCGCCGCCAGCACCGCGACGGCATGCGCCGCACCCAGCAAGACGTCCTCGCCCGCAACGCCGCCGCCCGCCTCTGCCGCGCCTACACCTCCAACGTGATCCCCGGCTTCTTCCAGACCGCCAGCTACGCCGAGGCCCTGATGCGCTCCATCACCGACTTCCAGGGCACCCCCGACGACATCGCCGACGCCGTCGCCGCCCGCCTGGCCCGCTCCCGCTTCCTCTACGAAGGCGGCCACCGCTTCGTCGTCCTCATCGAGGAGTGGGTGCTGCGCACGCGGATCGGCACCGCCGAGACGATGGCCGGCCAACTCGCGCACCTGCTCACCGTGATGCCGCTGCCCTCGGTCTCCCTCGGCATCATCCCCCTCGGCGCCGAACGCACCGTGTGGCCGCTGGAGGTGTTCTACCTCTACGACGACCACCACACCGTGGTCGAAACGCTGACCGCGTCAATCAACGTCCGCCAGCCCCGCGAGCTCGCCGACTACGCCCGCGCCTTCACCGGCCTCGCCACGAGCGCCGTCCACGGCAACGCCGCCAGGACCCTCATCCGGGCCGCGATCGACGCGCTGGAATGAATCCGCGCAATCATCCGCAACTTCGTTGAGCGCCCTCCGGCAGCCTCCGTAGCGTCGAAGAACACCGACCCACCAGCAGCCGGGAAGGAACGGAACCTCATGCGCGCACGCACGAACACCACCGCCGACGCTGCGCCACAGGGCCGCGACCTTCAACAGCCTGGCTACGGCGTCCCGTCCTCGGCCTTGCTGGCCCGCTCCGACCGCGGCCTCGCCCGGTTCCTCGCCGCCACCAGCGACGACCAGCACGACGCCGACCGGCACACCGAGCGCCGACCGCACAGCCCCCACCCCACGCCAGCCAGGCCCCGATGAGCACGCACACGGTCCTGTACGACCCCGAGGAACGCATCGAGGCGGAACTCCCCCTGGACCGCGCCCCGCACGAAGCACTCATCACCGCCGTCCTCGCCTGGACCAACCCGGCCCTTGAGCCCCGCGACTACGCGCAGATCGCCCTCCAGCTGACCGGACACGCCCGCGCCGTGTCCGCCGACGTCCAGCGCCACGCCCAGCTGCTCCCCGCGGACAACGGTCGACGGGCGCTCGCCGAAGTCGTCCTGCGCGAGGCCGACCGGCGACTGTCCGTCCCGCTGGAAGGCACTGCCCGCTGCGTACAGGACCGCGCCCGGCTCGTGCAGGCGCTGTACCAACGGCTCGACCGCCTCACGCAGCCCGCACCAGCCTCCGCCCCCTAATCTGCCGCGTACCCGGGCGAGCCCCCGATCCCCGGGTGCGCGGCGTCGGCACCACACCGGCCCACCCGGGTCGGCCGCACCACTCGACTCCGAACGGGAGGGGCACGATCCCTCAGCTCAGCACCTGGCAGGCGAAGCTGACCGGCACCACTGCGCTCGCGGCGGTGGTTCTCATCCGCCTGTACGTGGGCGCGGTCTTCCTCTCCGAGGGGATCTTGAAGTTTGTCCGCCCCGACGCGCAGGGCGCCGGCCGGTTCGACAAGGCCGGCATCCCCGCCCCGGGCTTCTTCGCCCCGCTGGACGGTGTCTTCGAGATCGTCTGTGTGGGGTGCTGCTCCTGGCCGGCCTGCTCACCCGGCTCGCCGCCGTCCCGATGGTGGTCAACATGCTCGGCGCGCTGCTCATCACCAAGCTGCCGATCCTGTGGGGCGACACCCCGCTGTCTACCGGCAAGTCCGGCTGGTGGGACTTCGCCCACGAGTCCCGCACCGACCTCGCCCAGCTGTGCGGCAGCCTCTTCCTGCTGATCGTCGGGGCGGGCGCCTACTCCCTGGACGTCCGCCTGCACCGCAGCGCCGCCGCCTGGCCGACCGAGGCGGAAGGGGCACGCCGCTGAACGATGCGGCCGGTCAGCCCGGGGTGTCGCCGTCTAGGACTTCGCGGGCCAGCTCCGCCTGCGGCCCTGCGGTCCTCGGCCGAGGAATTCGCGGCGTCATGCGGGCAGCATTCTGACTTGGAATTCAAGGGAGGATCCGGCCGTGAGGGCCTCTGGGTGGCTCGATTCGCGTGGGATAAACCTCTTCTCCGGGCCGAGCAGAAGGCGAGCATCCCGCACTGGCGAGTCGCCTTTACACACCCTTCATCCCTTTTGGTGCTACTAGCGCTTTGCGTACACTCGGACGATTAGTCACTTGATCAGGTTGGGTGGACTCTTCGACTGTTACGGAACGTTGCATCACATGCTCCCCTGGGGGTGCTGTGTGTCGCTCGGTGTCGCGGATGCGGCAAAAGGGAATCAGGAGGGCTCCGTCATGAGCCGATCGAAGATCACGCCTCTCTGGAAGTCCGTTGTCATGGCCGCGGTGGGCGCGAGCGCGTTCACCTGCACGACAGTGGTGCCTGCCTCGGCAACTGCTCCCGCCGAACGGCTGGCAGCTTCGGGTCGCTACGTGAATGTTCATCAGTGTGTGTACTCGAATGGATCTGAGCACTACACGAACGTTCTGCCCAACACCGGTAATGCATCGTTCAATACGGCGACCAATGCCTCCGACACCCCTGACACCACAGTTCAGTGCGGTGCGGGAGGCGGTGGCTACTCCTTGAGCGCTGTGAACTCAGGCGTGTACAGCATCGACATGTGGGACCCCGACAGCAGGTACCTCAATGTTCATCAGTGTGTGTACTCGAATGGATCTGAGCACTACACGAACGTTCTGCCCAACACCGGTAATGCATCGTTCAATACGGCGACCAATGCCTCCGACACCCCTGACACCACAGTTCAGTGCGGTGCGGGAGGCGGTGGCTACTCCTTGAGCGCTGTGAACTCAGGCGTGTACAGCATCGACATGTGGGACCCCGACAGCAGGTACCTCAATGTTCATCAGTGTGTGTACTCGAATGGATCTGAGCACTACACGAACGTTCTGCCCAACACCGGTAATGCATCGTTCAATACGGCGACCAATGCCTCCGACACCCCTGACACCACAGTTCAGTGCGGTGCGGGAGGCGGTGGCTACTCCTTGAGCGCTGTGAACTCAGACGTGTACAGCATCGACATGTGGGGCTAGTGGCGGGGAACAAGAACTCTCCCCTTCCGATGCTGGGAGGGGGAATTCCGGGGGCGTTGAGCGGACGTTTATTCGGCGCCCTTGTGGCCGTAGTCGGCGGAAATGGCCAACCGGAATGCGGCTGGAACAGGCAACCGCAGTAAATGCGGGCACCTGATCTTCGTTCAGGGCGTCGTTTCCGCAGGTCGCCGGAGCAGCTGTCACGGTAAATGCACGGTTTAACGCGACAGCTGATGCGGGGACGTAGCCCGTTGACCTGCGAACCCGCCGTGTGGAGTTCATGAAGGACCGAAAGCGCGGACGACTCGACTGGCCCGACCATGTCGACTACGTCACCGACTGGACAAGCGCCGCCCGGAAGACAGCCGAACTCGTGCCGGCGGAACTCACCGACGCACAGTTCGTCATCGGTCTCGCCGTGCCTGCCTGCGCCCATACTGCCTACGCAGAGCCGGACGGCACCCGCGCAGCCTGGTGATACAGCCTTCGTGACCGTTCCTGGGCTGCCGCCCGGTGGCCCGACGATGGCCCGGCGCAGGTCTCCCAGCACGGCTCCCGTCGCCTGTGGGACGAGGTGGAGCGGCCTATCGCTGGTGGGAGTCCCGCGATCGTCCGGGCGTCGACCGGTACGGCCTCACCGTCACTCCGGACGGCGCTACGGTGTGGCTGGACGAACCCCAGCAGCCCGTACCGCAACCGCAGCAGTAGAAGGGGACGCGCGATGGCCGCCGATGAGTCACTGTCCGACTGGTTCGCCAGGCGCGACCAGCAGCGCGCCTCTGACCGGCAGATCACCGGCACCCGCCGTGCGCTCCCTCTCGCCCCCGGGAACCTTCGGGCATCCCACATCGCCCCCGACGCTCCCCGCCTGCTCACCGAGTGGGACGGACACCAGTGGGCACCGGTCGGCATCGCCCCGGATGCTGCTGCCGCCGCTGTCTTTCTGGCCTGACACGCACGCGTCGGCACCCGTCCCCAGACCACGGGGGCCGGGCGGCGGCGTCGGCCGCGTCGGTTGTGTACGTCACCGGCCAGCGGCCCGGATGGAGTGGCTGTTGAAAACACCTACTGGATCCTCGGCGGCGGCGCGGCGACCCGTGACCCCGCGCCGCCGCCGGACCTTGGTGTACGTCAACGCGTTGACGTACGGCGGCCGGTTCCGCCCCTCCCATGAGGATTCAGAACTTGTTTCTGAACCCCGATGCCGCAGGTCAGCACCGCGCTGCGGAAGTCCTGACGGACGGGTGTCGTTCGCGGAACGGTCACGGTGACGGGAACCCGAACGGAAGTGCTGAGGCTCTTGAGGCGCCCGGGGCAGGTGTCCTGTCTCTCGCAACGTTGTTGTTGACTCAGGTGACCTTGTTGGATTCGCCGTGGTCTCATATGACGTTGTCGCTGCCGCGCCGTGGTACCCCCACGGGTCTCAGAAGATGTTGTCGCTGCTCTTCGTTCTTCTCACGCGATCTTCCCCCTCGAGGCGATTTGAGGCCGATCCGCTGGCGACTTGATGTGCCGTCTGTTCCGTTCCGCACCTGGGTGCACGCCTTCGGTCTCGCCACCACCAGAGCTGCGGGAGCGAAGTGCTGCTCAACCTCTGCCACAGCGAAGGGCAGTGAAATGAGCCTGGATGAGGGTGGTCACGGGCTCCTATCTATAGCCCGTCCTGGCCCACGTAAGGGGCCCGCATTGCCCTTGGCGGCCGTCGAGAAGGCAGCGTCCCCGGCGCTGGGGACGCTGCAGGAGCCTCATCCCTGGCCGTCGTGCCGCCGCGGACCCAGTGCCGGTGGTGGGCCGCACCCGCGTCCTCGACAGGCAGCGAGGGCCGCGCCGTTGTCTGTGCGCGGAGCCTCGCATTATCGCTGGAAGAACACCGCGGCGAATACGAGCAGCACCACCAGCGTCCCCGCGCCCGCCAGCGCGATTGCCACCTTCGGCATCCTCGCCGTAAGCCACTCCAGTGCCTGGTAGAGCGCGGTGAGGGCGAGCAGCGCGACCGTGACGTGCAGCAGCACCGCCAAGCTCACCCCCACGACCGCGCCGGCGATCCGGAAGCGTCCCCAGCACAGCGACAGTGCCAGCGGGATCACGCCCGCGGCCGACAGCCCGCCGACGACCTCGACGAACCACGGCCGGTCGCCCATCCAGGGCAGATTCGGGATTCCGGTGATCGCGATGTCGAAGAGGTCGAGGGACGCGCAGATGCCGAGCACGGCGATCAGCCCGACGGTCAGGGCCGCAGTCGCGCGGTAGCGCCACGCCCGCGCCTTCGACCAGCCCGTTCCCCTGCCGTCGAGCATCGTCGCCGTCGCCACCGCCGACCAGACCAGCCACCGCCGGATCAGCGCGGTGCCGGCGTCCGCCATCGCGTCGCGCAACACGCGGTCGGCCTCCACCCGCAGCACGACGTGGCCGTTGGTCGAGGTGTACGTCGGGTCGTCCGGCTGGTGGACCAGTCCGTCGTGCAGCAACGTGGCCGGAAGGTGCTCCCCGGTCTTCGGCACGAGCCAGGTGAAGAGCGCGGGCACCGAGGTCAGGTCGCTGCGGAAGGTGCGAGTCTCCCGGGGCACCAGGAGCTCGCCGAGGTGCCGGTCGCGGTAGGCGATGCGGCGCTGTATCGCGAATTCCTCGCGCCCGCGCTCGGTGAGCCGGACCAGCTCGATCCGGGCATCGGAGCCCGGGTCGGGCGGGACTTCCGGTTGCCCTGCGACAGCGTCGACGCCACCGTCGTAGAACCGGCGCGGCTGCAGGGTGACCGGGTGCTCGACGTCCCGCCTCATCGCGCGGCCTCCTAAGCCCCGGTCTCCTCGCTGCTTCCGGTGGGCCTGGGCAGGCGGCTGATCACGGAGAGGCCGTCGGACGCGGACATGCATACCTCCCTTTCCTCACACGGATTACCCTTCTCTACCGGTTCCCTTCCGGCGATCGGCTGCCGATATCCGTTCTCCTGCGATCTATCACCCATGCGCCGATGACCGAGCGGCAACTTCACGTGAGACAGCGACGCCACGACGCTGCTGCCCGACAACGTCAACTGAGACTCCACCTCGTTTCCATCTCACGTCTTCTTGCATCAGCCCAGGTCACGACCTAGACCAGAGGTAAGATCAAATGAGACGGGACAGCAGGAGCCAAGTCCTCCATGGAGACTTTGGCCCGGACCCCATCACGGTGGTCACCAGTACGGCCCGGAGGCGCCTCCCCTGAGCGTAGCGCTGGCGCCACGTCGAGGGGTTCAGAAACAAGTTCTCAGCTTGACTCTGTCGGGGATCTTGGATCGGCCGAGGTCAGGTGCCGAGGGTTCGCCAGGACTTCGGCCGGGGTATCTCGCGCTGGTCGAGGTAGTTCTGGAAGGCAGTCGGTCGGCGGGGCGTGGGGGCTTCTTCGGTTGGTGACAGTCCGCTGAGGCGCTCGATGTTGACGGCGATGGCCGTCAGGACGTGCTGGATGTGGGCTTTCCCTTGTCCTCGGTAGCGGCAGCGGCGCATGCCGTGTCCGTGGGCGAACTCGTTGACCGTGCCCTCCACTCCGGAGCGGACCGCATAGCGGGTCTTCCATTCGGGTGTCTGTTGCTCGGTCCGGACGCGAAGTTGCAGGTCGCGGAGTTCTCGTGGGGGAAAGCTCACGGTGCGGGTGCTTTCGCGGGAGGTGGTGCACTGGGTGCGGGCCGGGCAGGGCTGGCACTGGCTTTTGGTGAACCTGGCCACGATCAGCGGGGCCGCGGTGGGTGAGGAGGTCGGGTAGGGGCCGTGCCAGCCCTGGCTGACCTGGCCCTGGGGGCAGGTGACCTGCCGATGGTCGTAGTCGATGTGGAAGTCGTCCCGGGCGAAGCCCTCGTTCCGGCGGTGTTGCCGGGTGGGGTTGCCCCGGAGTGGTCCGGAGACGGTGACCTGGTGTTCGCGGGTGGCTTGTTCCAGGTGGGGCAGGGAGGTGTAGCCGGCGTCGACCAGGTGCTCGGCGGGCAGGAGTCCGCGGCGGGCCAGGCGGGTGTGGATGCCGGGCAGGACCTGGCTGTCGTG includes:
- a CDS encoding DUF6879 family protein, whose protein sequence is MSLNEKPFADLLAATRHSAVHLEMRDLYAVGDEAEDYAAFLRTGTANTDPTKSFWPEWLPLVTDAVARGVVMRRVRIVSEPVTDYIRYEHAITVLNLQAGEDVRWLSRRQAADLALPGADFWLLDGKVVQFNHFTGDGDWAAKERTDNPDTAALCAAAFEAVWQRAVPHEKYTV
- a CDS encoding DUF5753 domain-containing protein, producing the protein MPASPSSSAQAAREALAVRLAHLARDAGINGRELSARCGWHPAKTSRILRAKVAPSDADIRAWTAACAAADQTADLIATARAVESMYLEWRRQHRDGMRRTQQDVLARNAAARLCRAYTSNVIPGFFQTASYAEALMRSITDFQGTPDDIADAVAARLARSRFLYEGGHRFVVLIEEWVLRTRIGTAETMAGQLAHLLTVMPLPSVSLGIIPLGAERTVWPLEVFYLYDDHHTVVETLTASINVRQPRELADYARAFTGLATSAVHGNAARTLIRAAIDALE
- a CDS encoding restriction endonuclease, translating into MSTHTVLYDPEERIEAELPLDRAPHEALITAVLAWTNPALEPRDYAQIALQLTGHARAVSADVQRHAQLLPADNGRRALAEVVLREADRRLSVPLEGTARCVQDRARLVQALYQRLDRLTQPAPASAP
- a CDS encoding DUF6087 family protein; this translates as MAADESLSDWFARRDQQRASDRQITGTRRALPLAPGNLRASHIAPDAPRLLTEWDGHQWAPVGIAPDAAAAAVFLA
- a CDS encoding DUF1353 domain-containing protein; the encoded protein is MRRDVEHPVTLQPRRFYDGGVDAVAGQPEVPPDPGSDARIELVRLTERGREEFAIQRRIAYRDRHLGELLVPRETRTFRSDLTSVPALFTWLVPKTGEHLPATLLHDGLVHQPDDPTYTSTNGHVVLRVEADRVLRDAMADAGTALIRRWLVWSAVATATMLDGRGTGWSKARAWRYRATAALTVGLIAVLGICASLDLFDIAITGIPNLPWMGDRPWFVEVVGGLSAAGVIPLALSLCWGRFRIAGAVVGVSLAVLLHVTVALLALTALYQALEWLTARMPKVAIALAGAGTLVVLLVFAAVFFQR